The sequence GGCTCGGCTTCGATGCGGATCATTTGCCGCTGCGTAACGCGGTTGCGATGCAGGCACAGTGTCGGCGCGAGCGCGCGGAGCGTATCGGTGCGCGGCTCGAGCATCTCGGGGTGCGCGGTGCGCTCGAGGGTGCCGAACGGCTGGCGCAGGGCAGCATGCTGGGACGCCCGCATTTCGCCCGCTTCCTGGTCGAGAGCGGTCGGGTGCGCAATATCGAGGCCGCGTTTCGCAAGTACCTGGGCAAAGGCAAGCCGGCGGCCAGCGCGGTACTGTGGCCGGAACTCGAGCACGCCATTGCCTGGATCCGGGCGGCCGGTGGAATCGCGGTGCTGGCACATCCGCTGGCCTACGAGCTGTCACGCCGCCAGCTGAATGCGCTGGTCGGTGCCTTCAGGGAGTGTGGTGGAGAGGCGATCGAGGTGGCGCTTCCGGGCCTGGAGGAGGCGAAGCTGGCGCTGGCCGCCGGTCTTGCGCGCTCGCACGGACTGCGCGCCTCCGCTGGCAGCGATTTGCATTCGAGCGAACAGGGCTGGCGCTTGCCCTCGCGGATTCCGCCGCTCCCGGACTTTCTCGAACCGGTCTGGAACGCATGGGTTTGATCGACCCGCGGGCAGGCCGTACACTCGCCGCCCGTCCGGGTTGCCTCGACGACCCGGTCTCGCGGGCCCACTATTCAGCGGAAGCGATGCCTTGAGCCAGTTTTTCCAGATCCATCCCCTCAATCCCCAGCCGCGGCTGGTGAGCCTGGTCGTGGAGCAGTTGCGGCGCGGGGCGGTGATCGTCTATCCCACGGATTCCGCCTACGCGCTGGGTTGTCATATTGGCGACAAGGCCGCGCTCGATCGCATCCGCGCGATCCGGCGTCTCGATGTGCGGCACAATTTTACCCTGATGTGCCGCGACCTGTCCGAACTCTCCACCTATGCGCAGGTCGACAACGCCAGCTACCGCCTGCTGCGCACCCATACTCCGGGTCCTTATACCTTCATCCTGCGCGCGACCCCGGAGGTTCCGCGACGGCTGATGCATCCCAAGCGCAAGACCATCGGCATGCGGGTGCCGGACAATGCCATTGCGCTGGCGCTGCTCGAGGCGCTCGATGAGCCGATCATGAGCGTCACGTTGTCACTGCCGGGCGAGGAGTTGCCGTTGAATGACCCGGAGGATATCCGCGAGCGGCTCGAGCACCTGGTCGATGTGATCGTCGACGGAGGCAGTTGCGGGCTCGAACCCACGACGGTGATCGACCTGGCGGGCGAAGCGCCCGAGATCATCCGCCGCGGCAAGGGTGATGCGGCGGTCTTCGAGTGATATACGGGTGGGCCGGCGCCATCGCGCCCGTTATAATCGCCCGTCTTCTGTCTGCATGGAAATCTGCCCGAATGGAGCCCACTTGACGCATTCTGATGCCAGTGACAACTGCGCGCAGGAATTGATCGAACCGCTGGCATCGGTCCCGGTTCAGGCGCCGACGTCGCGAAGAAGCGTCCGGGCAACAGGAATTGCCGTTCGCGCTGGTGCATGGCAAGCCGCTCATGGTGCTGCCGCGCGATCTGTATATCCCGCCCGAGGCACTGGAGGTCTTTCTCGAGACCTTCGAAGGCCCTCTCGACCTGCTGCTGTACCTGATAAGGCGCCAGAATCTCGATATTCTCGAGATCAACGTGGCCCGGATCACCGAACAGTACATGCAGTACGTCGAGCTGATGGATGCAGTGCACTTCGAGCTGGCGGCGGAATACCTGGTGATGTCGGCGATGCTCGCCGAGATCAAGTCGCGCATGCTGCTGCCGCGCCAGGAAAGCGGGCTGGATGAGGAACTCGATCCACGCGCGAGCCTGATCCGGCGCCTGCAGGAGTATGAACAATTCAAGCAGGCGGCCGAGGACATCGATTCGCTGCCGCGCCTCGAACGCGACGTGTTTGCGGCCAATGCGGAGCCACCGGAAATTCGCCGCAGCCGCGTCCATCCGCAGGTCGATCTGCGCGAATTGCTGCTGGCCTTCAGCGATGTGGTACGTCGTGCCACACTGCACGGCAGTCATCATATCCAGTTCGAGAAGTTGTCGACGCGCGAGCGCATGGCACAGGTTCTGGCGCGCCTGCAGACACCGCACTTCGTGCCCTTTGTCGCGCTGTTCACGGTGGAGGAGGGACGCATGGGCGTGGTCGTCACCTTCCTCGCGATCATGGAGCTGATCAAGGAGTCGCTGGTAGAAATGGTGCAGTCGGAACCGTTTGGACCCATTCACGTAAGGCCGCGAGGGCAGGATGCAATTGAAGTCGATAATTGAAGGTGCGCTGCTGGCGGCGGGGCGGGCACTCACGCTGGCGGAAATCGCGGACCTGTTCGATGCCCCGAGCCGCCCGGGCGACGAGGAGCTGGGTACGGCGCTGGAGGAATTGCGGGCCGATTGCGCCGGGCGCGCGCTGGAACTGCGCGAGGTCGCAAGCGGCTACCGGCTGCAGGTGCGCCAGCAATTTGCGCCGTGGATAGCCAGGCTGTGGGATGAAAAGCCCGCGCGTTACTCCCGCGCCCTGCTCGAGACGCTGTCGCTCATTGCTTATCGCCAGCCGATCACGCGTGGCGATATCGAGGAGATCCGCGGCGTGGCGGTCAACCCGAACATCATCCGCACGCTGCAGGAGCGCGAGTGGGTGCGGGTAGTCGGGCAGCGTGATGTGCCGGGGCGCCCGGAACTGTTTGCGACGACGCGCCAGTTTCTCGATCATTTCGGGCTGAGCGGGCTCGACCAGTTGCCGACGCTGGCCGAGATCAAGGACTTCGAGCAGGTGAGCCCGGTGCTGGAGCTGGCGATCGATGTGCAAAGCGCCCCCGCGGAGGATGTCCTCGCCGGGTCGGACGGGGCCTGCGAGGCGGACGCAACCGCAATCGCTCGATTCGATGTCGAGCCGGACGCGGATATGGATACCGCAGAGCAGGAATTCGGTGCCGGGACGGGGGACGAACCGGAACCCTCAGCGGCCCCCGAAGCGGACGCTGATCCGGATCACTCCGGGGCAACCGATGCGTTCCGGGACGAGCGATCGTGACCGATCCGGTGCGTCTGCAGAAAGCCCTTGCGGACGCCGGGCTGGGTTCGCGACGCGAGATCGAGCGCTGGATAGAGGCGGGGCGTATCCAGCTGAACGGGCGCGTGGCCACGTTGGGGCAGAAGGTCGGACCCGATGACAGCGTGCTGGTCGATGGCCGGGCGGTGCGCGTGGCCCGGGCCGCGGCGAGCGCGCCCCGGGTGCTCGCCTACAACAAGCCGGAAGGGGAAATCTGCAGTCGTCGCGATCCGGAGGGGCGGCCAACCGTGTTCGGCGCTTTGCCACGGATACGCGATGCGCGCTGGGTGATCGTGGGCCGACTCGATTTCAACACCAGCGGCCTGCTGCTGGCAACGGACTCCGGTGAACTGGCCGCGCGATTGATGCATCCGGGCCGGCAAATCGAGCGCGAGTACCTGGTGCGGGTGCTCGGCGAGGTGGATGCGGCGCTGCTGGCGCGGTTGCGCGAGGGCGTGGCCCTGGACGATGGCATGGCCTCGTTCGACGAGGTACGTGAACAGCCGGGAGGCTCGGGCAGCAATCGCTGGTTCTCGGTGGTGTTGCGCGAGGGCCGTAACCGCGAGGTGCGGCGGCTTTGGGAATCGCAGGGCTGCAAGGTCAGCCGCCTCAAGCGGGTACGCTTCGGGGGCGTGGTGCTCGGGCCGCGGGAGCGCCGCGGCACCTGGCGCGAATTGACCGAGGCAGAGGTTGCGCTGCTGGGTGCCAGCGTGGGTTTGCAGCAGGCAGCGGAAGCGGGCGAGCCGCAACAGCGTCGCGAGCAACGCGCCAGGCGCGCACCGGTTACCCGCGTGGCAACCACGCGGTCGGCAAGCGCGCGTGCCGCGACCACCCGGCGCAAGCGCTGATCAGCTGGCGGCGACGACCCGGTTGCGGCCCTGGTTCTTGGCGGCATAAAGCGCACGGTCCGCGCGATCGAACAGCTCGCCGATGGTTTCATCGTGACGGAATTCGCCGCAGCCGATACTCACCGTGATCGTTGGTGCCGATCCGCCGTCTGGCTTGCGATGCGTCGCGATACGCTGGCGGATACGCTCCGCGATTTCCATGCCCTTGACCTGGGCCGTCTGGCTCAGCATCACCACGAATTCCTCGCCACCAAAGCGAAACGCCTGATCGTAGGGACGCAGACAATCGGTGATCTGCGCCGCCACGGTGCGCAGCACCTGATCGCCCGCGCTGTGTCCAAAGCAGTCGTTGATGCGCTTGAAGTGATCGATGTCGACCACCAGTAACGCGAACGGATGTCCGAAGCGATGCGCGGGCCAGTTCGGTGGCGAGTGATGCGTCGAGCGCCATGCGATTGCCGAGGCCGGTGAGCGAATCCTTGCGTGCCAGCAGCTTGAGCCGGTGATGGCACAGCGCATTGCTCAAGGGCGCACTCAGCAGTGAAAGCGCGTTCGCCAGCGGTGCCCGGGCCTCCAGCGCGGTCTGCAGTTCGATATCGCCGATGTGTGCGCCGCCGTGTTGCAGGCGCGAACGCAGGCTGTAGCGCCCGCCATTGCCGACCAGAAAGGCCTCGCCGGTATCGGGCGCGGTGTAGCAGAGTCCCTCGATCGGCAGCGAGGTACGCGTCTCGATCAGGAACTCCTCGAGCAGCGTATGGATATCGAGATGCCGGTGCAGGCGATTGATGAGTTGCAGCTCCGCGAGGGCCGGACTGCGATCCTCGGGCGTATCGAGGAACATCGCCGCGGGACGGGCATTGGGGCAGGGAAACTGGAGAATGTCTGCTCCTGGCATACGCGGTATTACCGTGGAGTGGAATTTGGTAGCGGGCAGCGAAGCGATATTCATGCCAAAGAAGCAAGGCACCGGCTAACCCATTGAAAATAATAGGCTTGGTCTGGGTGCGCTGACGCACCTGAAAAGTGGGGGGCGAATTCCTGATCGTAACGACAGGAAATTGGCGTGGTGTGCGGATGCTTGCGTCGTCAATTCGTCGCGGTGGCAATGGTTATCCGGGCTGGGCATCCAGCGAGCGGCCAGAAACCCCCGCGCTTGCCGGCCCCATCAGGTATAGATAGCTGGGCATGATCGCCGCGGGCGACGGGTTGCGTTGCGGCGGTTCGGCCGGATAGGCGGTGCGCCGCATGGTGGTGTTGGTGGCGCCCGGATTGATGCAGTTGACGCGGATCCGCGTGGTGTTCTGCAATTCGTCCGCAAGCACCTGGGAAAGTCCTTCGACCGCAAACTTCGACACTGCGTAGGCACCCCAGTAGGCGCGACCGCGCCGCCCGACGCCGGAGCTCGAGAACAGCACGGATGCCTCGGGTGCGGCCATCAGCGCGGGCAGCAGGGCGCGGGTGAGCACGAATGCCGCTTCCACGTTGACCTTCATCACCTCGCGCCACTGCTCGAGGGGATACTGCTCGAGCGGGGTGCGCGGCCCGAGCAGCGCCGCGTTGTGCAGCAGCCCATGCAGACAACCGAGTTCCGCGCCCAGTTGCCCGGCGAGCGCGGCAAAATCGCTCTCGGTGGCGCGCGCCAGGTCGAGCACCTGGATGACGGGCTGCGGCGCTCCGCTGGCGACGATCGCGTCGTAGCAACTTTCGAGCTTTGCCTGGGTGCGTCCCAGCAGCACCACGGTCGCGCCATGGGTCGCGAAGCATTCAGCCGCGGCGCGTCCGATACCGTCGCCGGCGCCCGTTACCAGGATATTGCGGCCGTCGAGCAGTGCCGGTGGTGCTTGATATCGATGTGCTTCGGTTGTCATCAGCTCTTCCGCGTGATCAATGCCCGTAGAAATGTCGCGCGAGAACGTCTTGTATTCCGGCCACGGTATCGGCGTAGAAATCGGCGTTCCAGTCGCTGGCGAGTTCGCCCTGGTCGAGGTAGCCATAGGTCGCGGCTATGGTTGCCATGCCGGCCTGGCGCCCGGCCTCGATGTCGCGGCGATGATCGCCCACATAAACCGACTCCTCGACCGCGCAGCCCAGCCTGCTGCAGGCGAGCAGCAAGGGCTCCGGGTCGGGCTTGGTGCGCGTGACGTGATCAGGGCAGACCAGCACGCCGGGCGCAGGCCGCAGCGCCACGCGTTCCATCAGCGGGGCCGCCAGATAACTCGGCTTGTTGGTTACCACGCCCCAGGAAATTCCACGCAGCCCAAGTTCTCCGAGCAGCTCGACGATGCCCGGAAACGGCACGGTATCCACCAGCAGGTGGCCATCGTAGAGCTCCAGCAAACGCAGCCTGAGAGCTTCGAAGCGGGGATGATCCTCGGCGATGCCAAAAGCCTGCCGGACCAGGGCCCGGGCCCCGTTCGAAACCGTGCGTCGCACCAGATCGTAAGCCATGGGCTCGCGGTCGTTCTCGGCCAGCAGCAGGTTGATCACGGTTGCGAAATCGGGTGCCGTATCGAGCAATGTGCCGTCGAGATCGAACAGCACGCTGCGCAGGCGCGCGCGCTTGCTCATCCGGGGCGGCGCGCATGCACGAGATAATTCACATCCACATCGCTGCCGAGGCTGAACGCCTGGGTGAGCGGGTTATACAGCATACCCGAGATGTCCTGGGTATCGAGCCCGGCGCGCCGGGCCCAGCCTGCCAGCTCGGAGGGGCGGATAAAGCGCGCGTAATCGTGGGTTCCCTTGGGCAGCAGGCCGAGCAGGTGCTCTGCCCCCACGATTGCGAACAGGTAGCTCTTGGGATTGCGATTGATGGTTGCGAAGTACACGTCTCCACCGGGCCGCACGAGTTGCGCGCAGGCATCGACCAGCGAGGCAGGGTCCGGCACGTGCTCCAGCACTTCCAGGCAGGTGACGATGTCGTAGCTCCCGGCCGCTTCGTTCGCCAGATCCTCGGCGGTGGACAGCCGGTAATCGATATCGAGGCCCGATTCGAGCAGGTGCAGGCGCGCCACCGCCAGTGGTGCCTCGCCCATGTCGATGCCGGTCACGGTTGCGCCGCGCTGCGCCAGGCCCTCGCTCAGGATGCCACCGCCGCAGCCCACATCGAGCACCCGTTTGCCGGCCACCGCCGAACGCCGGTCGATGTAGTTGGCCCGCAGGGGATTCATCTGGTGCAGGGGACGGAACTCGCCGGATGGGTCCCACCAGCGGCTTGCAAGCGCCTCGAACTTGGCGATCTCCGCGGCATCGATATTGGCTCGGGTATCGGCATTCATCCGTCGTGGTACTCCTCAGGCATTGGCGATGCGATCGTGCCACACACGCATCTGCGCAAGCAGCCGGTCGGTGTCGAGTTCGCAAGGACGGCCCTCTTCCAGCAACAGGCGCCCCTCCACCCACGCGTGGCTTACCGCGCTGCGGTTTGCGGCGTAGACGAGCGCTGAATGCATATCGTAGAGCGGGTTGCAGTCGATGCGCTGCATGTTCACGGCGATCAGGTCGGCGTCCTTGCCCGGCACCAGGCTGCCGATGCGCTCGGCGATGCCGAGTGCTTGCGCGCCGCTCAGGGTCGCCATGCGGATCGCGGCGTGCGCCGACAATGCGGTCGGATCGCCGCTGCTGCCCTTGGCCAGCAATGCGGCAAGGCGTGTTTCCGCGAACATGTCGAGCGCGTTGTTGCTGGCAGCACCGTCGGTGCCGAGCGCGACGTTGATTCCGGCACCGAGCAGGCTGCGCACCGGGCAGAAACCGGCTGCGAGCTTCAGATTGGAACTCGGGCAATGCACGATCTGCACGCGGTTGCGCGCCAGCTGCTCGAGGTCCTCGACGGCAACCTGGGTCATGTGCACCGCCTGCAGGCGCGGCGACAGCAGGCCCAGGCGGTCCAGCCGGGCAAGCGGGCGCAAGCCATGCTGCGCGATCGAGTCGCGCACTTCGTCGGCGCTCTCGTGCAGGTGCATCTGCACCGGGGCGTCGAGTTCGGCGGAAAGCGTCGACACGCGCGCCAGCGTGGCGTCGCCGGTGGTGTAGGGGGCATGTGGCCCGAAGGCAAAACCGAGCCGCGGGTTGCCCTTGAAGCGATCACGCACCTGCAGCCCCTTGCCGATGTATTCATCGGCGTTGGCGGCCCAGGCGCTGGGAAGATCGAGAATCGGGAAAGCGATCTGCGCCCTGCATCCGCTCTCGAGCACTGTCGCGGCGACCACATCGGGGAAGTAGTACATGTCGCTGAAACAGGTGGTGCCCCCGCGCAGCATCTCCGCGATGGCCAGGCGCGTGCCGGTACGGACGAAGTCCTCCCCGACCCAGCGCGCCTCCGCCGGCCAGACATGGTTTTGCAGCCAGTCCATAAGGGTGTGATCGTCCGCGAGCCCGCGCAACAGCGTCATCGCCGCGTGCCCGTGGGTGTTGACCAGCCCCGGCATCAGCAGATGATCCGGCAATTGCCACTCGCGTGCCGCCCGATAGCGCCCCGCCACCGAGGCGCTCGGCAGGATCGCCGCGATGCGACCCTTGTCGATCACCACGCAATGCCGCTCGAGCACCACATCGGAGGGCTCAACCGGCAGGACCCAGCCCGCGTGGACGATCTGTTCGACCGGTTCCAGATCCATTGCTTCCCGTGCGCGATCCGCGATTGACGAAGCGCGCAAGTATAACCGCAAGACCACTGCCCCGGTGCCCGCGTACCGCGCCCGTGAGGCCTTATCCGCGCCGCCACCTCGTGTGCTATGATGCCGCCTTTTTTGAGGGGCCCGGAGGATGATCCCGGGCAACCTTCCCCCCGACTTCCGGCGGGACAGGAATCAAGTTGTTTTTCAGGTGGTTATGGGCGAATCAGCAAAAGAGATCGTAGCGGTCAGCATCGAAGACGAGTTGCGTCAGTCCTATCTCGATTATGCGATGAGCGTGATCGTCGGACGGGCGCTTCCGGACGTGCGCGACGGCCTCAAGCCAGTGCATCGCCGGGTGCTGTTCGCGATGAGCGAACTGGGCAACGACTGGAACAAGGCCTACAAGAAATCCGCGCGCGTGGTCGGCGATGTGATCGGCAAGTACCACCCTCACGGTGACTCGGCGGTCTACGACACCATCGTGCGCATGGCGCAGTCGTTCTCGATGCGCTACGTGCTGGTCGACGGGCAGGGCAACTTTGGCTCCGTCGACGGTGACTCGGCCGCCGCGATGCGCTACACCGAGATCCGCATGCGCAAGATCGCCCACGATCTGCTGGCGGATCTGGACAAGGAAACCGTCGATTTCGTGCCCAATTACGATGGCACCGAGATGATCCCCGCGGTGATGCCAACGCGCATCCCCAACCTGCTGGTGAACGGTTCGGCCGGCATCGCGGTCGGCATGGCGACCAATATCCCGCCGCACAACCTGACCGAAGTCATCCGCGGCTGCCTGGCGCTGATCGATGATCCGGATATCGATATCGACGCCCTGATCGAGATCATACCGGGCCCCGACTTCCCGACCGGCGGGATCATCAACGGCCGCCTCGGGATCGTCGAGGCCTATCGCACCGGGCGCGGACGCATCTATGTGCGGGCACGGGCCGAAGTCATCGTCGACGACAGCAGCGGCCGCGAAACCATCATCATTTCGGAGATTCCCTACCAGCTCAACAAGGCGCGCCTGATCGAGAAGATCGCGGAGCTGGTCAAGCAGAAGCGTATCGAAGGCATCAGCGAGCTGCGCGATGAATCCGACAAGGACGGCCTGCGCGTGGTCATCGAGCTGCGTCGTGGCGAGTCCGGCGAGGTGGTGCTGAACAACCTCTACGCGCAAACGCAGCTCGAGAGCGTGTTCGGTATCAACGTCGTGGCGCTGGTCGATGGTCAGCCGCGCACCCTCAACCTGAAGGAAATGCTGGAAGCGTTCCTGCGTCACCGGCGGGAAGTCGTCACCCGGCGTACCGTCTATCTGCTGCGCAAGGCGCGTGAGCGCGGGCATCTGCTGGAAGGACTGGCGATTGCGCTGGCCAATATCGAAGCGGTGATCGAACTGATCCGCAGTTCGCCGAGTTCGGTGGAAGCGCGCGAGCGGCTCATCGCGCGGTCGTGGGAGCCGGGCTCGGTGCTGGTCATGCTGGCCAAGGCCGGTTCCGATGCCTGTCGCCCGGAGGATCTCGCGCCCGAATACGGCTTGCGTGAAGGCGTCTATCGCCTGTCACCCGAGCAGGCGCAGGCAATTCTCGATCTGCGTCTGCATCGCCTGACCGGCCTCGAGCATGAAAAGCTGCTCGAGGAATACCAGCAGAAACTCGCCCAGATCGCGGATTACCTGGATATCCTCGGCGATCCGGGGCGGCTGATGCGGGTGATCCGCGAAGAGCTCGAAGTCGTGTCCGCGGAGCATGGTGACGCGCGCATGACCGAGATCGTTTCGAGCCGCCTCGATCTCAGCGCCGAGGACCTGATTCCGGTGGAAGAACGCGTGGTCACGGTGTCTTTCGGCGGCTACGCGAAATCCCAGCCGCTCGAGACCTACCAGTTGCAGCGCCGCGGCGGTATGGGGCGCTCCGGTGCACCGGTGCGCGACGAGGACTCCATCGAGCACCTGCTGATCGCGAGCACCCACGATACGATCCTGTGTTTTTCGGATCGCGGCCGGGTTTACTGGCTCAAGGTCTACGAGATTCCGGTGGCCTCGCGTATCGCCAAGGGCCGTCCGCTGGTGAACCTGCTGCCGCTGGTGGACGGCGAACGCATCACCTCCTTGCTGCCGGTAACCAGCTACAGTGCGGATCGCTGGGTATTCATGGCGACATCGGATGGTACCGTGAAGAAGACGCCGCTCGATGCGTTTTCGCGCCCGCGCGGTGCCGGCCTGATCGCGATCGGTCTCGGCGAGGGCGATCACCTGGTCGGTACCGCGATCACCGATGGCGACAGCGATGTGATGTTGTTCAGCAGCGGCGGCAAGGCCGTGCGCTTCAAGGAATCCGCGGTGCGCGCGATGGGACGCAGCGCCCGAGGCGTCAGGGGGATCCGTCTTCGCGAGGGGCAACGGGTGGTTTCCCTGATCGTGCCCGATTCGACCTCCGCCCATGTGCTGTCCGTAACCGAGAAAGGCTACGGCAAACGCACCGCGACCGGGGACTTCCCGTTGCGCGGACGCGGCGGACAGGGTGTGATCGCGATGCGCACCGGCGCGCGCAATGGCAATCTGGCGGTTGCCATTGGTGTCGCGCCCACGGACGAGGTGATGCTGATCAGCGACCAGGGAACCCTGTTGCGCACGCGCGTCGAGCAGATTTCATTGCTCGGCCGCAACACCCAGGGTGTACGGATCATGAATATCCGCGAAGGCGAGAAGCTGGCGCGCCTGGCGAGCATTTCGGAGTCCGAGCAGGTTGCCCGTGACGACGAGGGTGATGATGAGGTGGCAGCGGGCGATGAAGCCGAGTGACGGTCTGCCGGCGTTTTTTCAGCATATGAGGTCAGCATTACGATGAGCAGGGTGTTCAATTTCTGCGCGGGACCGGCCGCGCTGCCAGAGTCAGTTCTCGAGCGCGCACGCGATGAGCTTCTCGACTGGCACGGACGCGGACTTTCAGTGATGGAAATGAGCCATCGCAGCCGCGAGATGGTCGGCATAGCCGAACAGGCCGAAGCGGATTTTCGCGAGCTGATCGGCATCGGCGACGATTATGCGGTGCTGTTTCTGCAAGGTGGTGCCACAGCGCAGTTCGCCGCGGTGCCACTCAACCTGCTGGGTGCGTGCACCTCGGCCGATTATGTGAACACCGGGCAATGGTCGATAAAGGCGATCGCCGAAGCGCAGAAATTCTGCAAGGTCAATGTGGCGGCGAGTTCCGAAGCCGAGCGCTTCATGAGCGTTCCCGCCGAGCAGTCGTGGCAGCGCTCGGCCGACGCCGCGTATCTCCATTACACCCCGAACGAAACCATCGGCGGCGTGGAATACGGCTGGGTTCCCGAGGCCGGCAAGGTGCCGCTGGTGGCCGATATGTCCTCGACGATCCTGTCGCGCCCGCTCGACGTCACGCGCTTCGGTGTGATCTATGCCGGCGCCCAGAAAAACATCGGGCCGGCGGGGCTGGTGCTGGTCATCGTGCGCCGCGACCTGCTGGGGCATGCCGATCCGCGCACGCCCGCCGTGCTCGACTGGACATTGCAGGCCAAGAACGCCTCCATGTACAACACGCCGCCGACTTTCTCGATCTATCTCGCCGGACTGGTCTTTCAATGGCTGAAAGCGCGTGGCGGACTTGTTGCCGTCGGCGAGGAGAACCGGCGCAAGGCGCAGACCTTGTACAGCTATATCGATGGCAGCGGTTTCTACGCGAACCCGGTCGATCCGGCGGCCCGGTCATGGATGAACATCCCGTTCACGCTGGCGGATTCCGCGCTCGAGAAGCCGTTCCTGGCGCAGGCGAATGAGCGCGGCCTGCTCAATCTCGAAGGACATCGCTCGGTAGGTGGCATGCGTGCCAGCATCTACAACGCGGTCGGCATGGACGCGGTGGAGGCGCTGGTCGGTTTCATGAAGGACTTTGCGGCGCAGAAGGGCTGAGCAAGGTGGTGTCAGAGAGTACGCCGGCAAGCGCCGACCTGGAGCGGATCCGCGGCGAGATCGACCGCATCGATCGGCAGTTGCAGGAACTGCTCAATCGCCGTGCCGAGTGCGCGCAGCAGGTCGCCGAGGTAAAGAAAGCCGAATTGTCCGGTGCGGGACCGCAGCCCGACGGGTCGGGCGCGGCATTCTATCGCCCGGAACGCGAAGCGCAGGTTCTGCGGCGCGTGATGCAGCGCAACAGCGGGCCATTGCCGGCGGCGGAAGTCGCGCATATTTTTCGCGAGATCATGTCGGCCTGCCTGGCACTCGAAAAGCCCATGACGATTGCCTTTCTCGGGCCGGAGGGAACCTTCACCCAGGCCGCCGCGATCAAGCATTTCGGGCACGCGGTGCAGAGCCGCCCGCTGGCGACGATCGGCGCGGTGTTCGACGCGGTGGAGTCCGGAGAGGCGGACTACGGCGTCGTGCCGGTGGAAAATTCCACCGAAGGTATGGTCACGCACACCCTGGACAGCTTCATAAAGTCCTCGCTGAAGATTTGTGGCGAGGTCGAACTGCCGATCCGCCTGCACCTGCTGGGAGCGCCCGATTGCCGCGTGGAGAAGCTGAGACGTATCTGTGCACACCAGCAGGCGCTGGCACAAAGCCGCAATTGGCTGGAGAAAAACTGGCCGGACATCGAGCAGCAGCCCACCTCCAGCAATGGCGAGGCGGCGCGCCTGGCCGCGGCAGATGTCTCGGTGGCGGCGGTGGCGGGCGATATGGCCTGTGATACCTACGGATTGGTCCGGCTCGCCTCCAATATCCAGGATTATGCCGCCAATACCACTCGCTTTCTGGTCGTGGGACGCGAGCAGGTGCGCCCGAGCGGCAGCGACAAGACATCGATCATCGTCTCCACCCGCAACAAGCCGGGGGCTTTGTTCCGCCTGCTCGAGCCGTTCCAGCGCGAGCAACTGATGCTGACGCGGATCGATACGCGGCCCTCGCGTTCGGAGACCTGGACATATCTGTTCTTCATGGAATTCGAAGGTCACCAGGAGGACCCGAAGGTCGCGGCGGTGTTGCGCGAGCTCGAGGAGCAGACGGTGATGATGAAGATTCTCGGCTCCTATCCGCAGGCTGTCATCTGAGAATGAAAAACGACGCGCTTCGTATCGACAACCTGCTGGTGATCGGTCTCGGACTGATCGGTGGCTCGCTGGCAATGGCCTTGCGCGGGCGCGGTTTCGCCGGCTCGTTCAGTGCATTCAATCGCAGTCCGTCCGGTATCGAACTGGCATTGCGGAGCGGCATCATCGATGTGGCTCCG comes from Gammaproteobacteria bacterium and encodes:
- a CDS encoding threonylcarbamoyl-AMP synthase, whose amino-acid sequence is MSQFFQIHPLNPQPRLVSLVVEQLRRGAVIVYPTDSAYALGCHIGDKAALDRIRAIRRLDVRHNFTLMCRDLSELSTYAQVDNASYRLLRTHTPGPYTFILRATPEVPRRLMHPKRKTIGMRVPDNAIALALLEALDEPIMSVTLSLPGEELPLNDPEDIRERLEHLVDVIVDGGSCGLEPTTVIDLAGEAPEIIRRGKGDAAVFE
- a CDS encoding PHP domain-containing protein; translation: MLVDLHTHTLASDGELSPQAMLALQAAEGTALTAFTDHDTLDGWDQVQAGAAVAHGGPRLISGIEFSSASNGREIHVVGLGFDADHLPLRNAVAMQAQCRRERAERIGARLEHLGVRGALEGAERLAQGSMLGRPHFARFLVESGRVRNIEAAFRKYLGKGKPAASAVLWPELEHAIAWIRAAGGIAVLAHPLAYELSRRQLNALVGAFRECGGEAIEVALPGLEEAKLALAAGLARSHGLRASAGSDLHSSEQGWRLPSRIPPLPDFLEPVWNAWV
- a CDS encoding YciK family oxidoreductase — protein: MTTEAHRYQAPPALLDGRNILVTGAGDGIGRAAAECFATHGATVVLLGRTQAKLESCYDAIVASGAPQPVIQVLDLARATESDFAALAGQLGAELGCLHGLLHNAALLGPRTPLEQYPLEQWREVMKVNVEAAFVLTRALLPALMAAPEASVLFSSSGVGRRGRAYWGAYAVSKFAVEGLSQVLADELQNTTRIRVNCINPGATNTTMRRTAYPAEPPQRNPSPAAIMPSYLYLMGPASAGVSGRSLDAQPG
- a CDS encoding GGDEF domain-containing protein is translated as MRCAITGSSCWHARIRSPASAIAWRSTHHSPPNWPAHRFGHPFALLVVDIDHFKRINDCFGHSAGDQVLRTVAAQITDCLRPYDQAFRFGGEEFVVMLSQTAQVKGMEIAERIRQRIATHRKPDGGSAPTITVSIGCGEFRHDETIGELFDRADRALYAAKNQGRNRVVAAS
- the scpB gene encoding SMC-Scp complex subunit ScpB, with translation MQLKSIIEGALLAAGRALTLAEIADLFDAPSRPGDEELGTALEELRADCAGRALELREVASGYRLQVRQQFAPWIARLWDEKPARYSRALLETLSLIAYRQPITRGDIEEIRGVAVNPNIIRTLQEREWVRVVGQRDVPGRPELFATTRQFLDHFGLSGLDQLPTLAEIKDFEQVSPVLELAIDVQSAPAEDVLAGSDGACEADATAIARFDVEPDADMDTAEQEFGAGTGDEPEPSAAPEADADPDHSGATDAFRDERS
- a CDS encoding segregation/condensation protein A, with the protein product MVLPRDLYIPPEALEVFLETFEGPLDLLLYLIRRQNLDILEINVARITEQYMQYVELMDAVHFELAAEYLVMSAMLAEIKSRMLLPRQESGLDEELDPRASLIRRLQEYEQFKQAAEDIDSLPRLERDVFAANAEPPEIRRSRVHPQVDLRELLLAFSDVVRRATLHGSHHIQFEKLSTRERMAQVLARLQTPHFVPFVALFTVEEGRMGVVVTFLAIMELIKESLVEMVQSEPFGPIHVRPRGQDAIEVDN
- a CDS encoding rRNA pseudouridine synthase, which codes for MVTDPVRLQKALADAGLGSRREIERWIEAGRIQLNGRVATLGQKVGPDDSVLVDGRAVRVARAAASAPRVLAYNKPEGEICSRRDPEGRPTVFGALPRIRDARWVIVGRLDFNTSGLLLATDSGELAARLMHPGRQIEREYLVRVLGEVDAALLARLREGVALDDGMASFDEVREQPGGSGSNRWFSVVLREGRNREVRRLWESQGCKVSRLKRVRFGGVVLGPRERRGTWRELTEAEVALLGASVGLQQAAEAGEPQQRREQRARRAPVTRVATTRSASARAATTRRKR
- a CDS encoding HAD-IA family hydrolase; this encodes MSKRARLRSVLFDLDGTLLDTAPDFATVINLLLAENDREPMAYDLVRRTVSNGARALVRQAFGIAEDHPRFEALRLRLLELYDGHLLVDTVPFPGIVELLGELGLRGISWGVVTNKPSYLAAPLMERVALRPAPGVLVCPDHVTRTKPDPEPLLLACSRLGCAVEESVYVGDHRRDIEAGRQAGMATIAATYGYLDQGELASDWNADFYADTVAGIQDVLARHFYGH